A stretch of the Capsicum annuum cultivar UCD-10X-F1 chromosome 10, UCD10Xv1.1, whole genome shotgun sequence genome encodes the following:
- the LOC107844684 gene encoding transcription factor bHLH101-like translates to MISFSSSNIFPTMNTQWSFEEPLYYDDLHTIITTPQSQTLCIDNIVDHYFPSSHDHQQCLKENEFDVEVGVERSLMEKKLNHNASERNRRKKMNFLYSTLRSLLPPIAKHHQKKKLSFPATVSYVQEYIPELKKDIERLSKTKDLLILTISKKSNSLVQINHNYEQKLIMNGNSTSTTSISASPLCNGQILVQISTTQENDFPISKVLESLEEDGLILLNASSFKSFGDEIFHTLHFQVHIYYYVVWL, encoded by the exons ATGatatccttttcttcttctaatATTTTTCCAACTATGAATACTCAATGGTCCTTTGAAGAACCACTTTACTATGATGATCttcatacaataataactacGCCTCAGTCTCAAACTTTATGTATTGATAATATTGTTGATCATTATTTTCCTTCATCTCATGATCATCAACAATGtttgaaagaaaatgaatttGATGTTGAGGTAGGGGTAGAAAGGTCATTAATGGAGAAGAAACTAAATCATAATGCAAGTGAAcgtaatagaagaaagaaaatgaactTTCTTTATTCTACTCTTCGTTCTTTGCTTCCTCCTATTGCTAAGCATCATCAAAAG aAAAAGCTAAGCTTCCCAGCAACAGTATCATATGTTCAAGAATACATACCAGAATTGAAGAAAGACATAGAGAGGTTAAGCAAAACAAAGGATTTGCTTATATTAACCATATCAAAGAAATCAAATTCATTAGTCCAAATTAATCATAATTATGAGCAAAAATTAATTATGAATGGAaattcaacttcaacaacatcaatttcaGCAAGTCCACTTTGTAATGGACAAATTTTGGTACAAATTTCAACAACTCAAGAAAATGATTTTCCAATTTCAAAAGTATTGGAAAGTTTAGAAGAAGATGGGCTAATTTTGCTAAATGCATCATCCTTTAAATCTTTTGGAGACGAGATTTTTCATACCTTGCATTTTCAGGTACATATATATTACTATGTTGTATGGTTATAG